The following proteins are co-located in the Pyxicephalus adspersus chromosome Z, UCB_Pads_2.0, whole genome shotgun sequence genome:
- the VARS1 gene encoding valine--tRNA ligase (The sequence of the model RefSeq protein was modified relative to this genomic sequence to represent the inferred CDS: added 103 bases not found in genome assembly), with product MSTLYLPLSSTSDPRCTWVRVSGQFSPHPRPEVQEVASGPRGLPLPCLLSPSTGSVWGAWAVSYMLAPESLSGCGEQRSFSLIKQWVNYAESEVLPAAYGVDHKPTKDRAHVELQRILEVLDSHLKVRTYLVGERLSLADIAVSCCLIHPFSKVISPSTQETFTNVTRWFLTCVHQPQFKEIVGEVTLFNGDLKSESPKTPPAPTSTATVVNGPPKTAAQLKKESKKKEKLEKFQQKQEKIKVQQTEKKPKAEKKEKKELGVIVYDIPTPAGQKKDVSSAMPDSYSPQYVEAAWYSWWEKEGFFKPEYGRTSISEPNPKGMFMMCIPPPNVTGSLHLGHALTNAIQDSLTRWHRMPGELTLWNPGCDHAGIATQVVVEKKLWREHKKTRHDLGREAFIDEVWKWKNEKGDRIYHQLKILGSSLDWDRACFTMEPKLSHAVQEAFVRLHEAGVIYRSKRLVNWSCTLNSAISDIEVDKKELTGRTVLPVPGYKEGVEFGVLVSFAYKVQDTDEEVVVATTRVETMLGDTAVAVHPQDQRYQHLKGKSVVHPFANRLLPIVFDEFVDMSFGTGAVKITPAHDQTDYEVGLRHSLDFINIMDDNGLLVNVPKTFLGMKRFEARKAVLEALKEKGLFKEIKDNPMVVPVCSRSKDIVEPLVKPQWYVRCDEMGKKAADAVRDGQLAIKPEFHNKTWFSWMDNIRDWCISRQLWWGHRIPAYFVTINDPSVPAGEDTDGKYWISGRSEEEARQKAAKQFNVAPEKVSLKQDEDVLDTWFSSGIFPFSIFGWPNESEDLNVFYPGTLLETGHDILFFWVARMVMLGLTLTGKLPFKEVYLHAIVRDAHGRKMSKSLGNVIDPLDVIKGITLEGLHSQLLESNLDPAELERAKEGQKSDYPTGIPECGTDALRFALCAYTSQGRDINLDVNRILGYRHFCNKLWNATKFAMRGLGDKFIPPDSSLPTGQESLVDHWILSRLSLAVDLCNTGFQNYDFPGITTAVYNFWLYDLCDVYLECLKPVFAGSDEIAIAVARNTLYTCLDVGLRLLSPFMPFLTEELYQRLPRRSSEQFPSITVAPYPETAEFHWHNEETERKMDLALLIVKSIRSLRADYNLTKTKADCFVRCEDADTRSVVAAYSLYITVLSSSRSLVIMMPEDPAPEGSAVNTASDKATVYLILKGLIDVEKELAKLQVKKTELSRQLEKLRERISGADYRKKVPPTVQQQDADKMKQFETEYQKVEEALSSFQKMV from the exons ATGTCCACTCTCTACCTTCCTCTGTCTTCTACCTCAGACCCCCGATGCACCTGGGTGCGAGTCTCTGGACAGTTCTCCCCGCACCCTCGCCCAGAGGTGCAGGAAGTTGCCTCCGGGCCTCGGGGTCTTCCACTGCCGTGCCTTCTATCCCCCTCCACTGGATCTGTATGGGGGGCTTGGGCTGTCTCTTACATGCTGGCCCCTGAATCTCTCTCAGGGTGTGGAGAACAGCGAAGCTTCTCACTTATCAAACAGTGGGTAAACTATGCAGAATCTGAAGTGCTGCCAGCTGCCTATGGGGTGGATCACAAACCG acTAAAGACCGCGCTCATGTGGAATTACAGAGAATTCTCGAGGTGCTGGACAGTCACTTGAAAGTACGCACGTACCTTGTAGGGGAACGTCTGAGCCTAGCTGACATTGCAGTTTCCTGTTGTCTTATCCATCCTTTTAGCAAG GTCATCTCTCCCTCCACCCAAGAGACTTTCACCAATGTCACCCGCTGGTTCCTCACCTGTGTCCACCAACCACAGTTTAAGGAGATTGTAGGAGAGGTGACATTATTCAATGGAG ACCTCAAGAGCGAGAGTCCCAAAACCCCACCCGCCCCAACCAGCACTGCCACTGTTGTCAATGGTCCTCCCAAAACAGCCGCCCAGTTAAAGAAAGAGTCCAAGAAAAAAGAGAAGTTGGAGAAGTTCCAGCAGaaacaagagaaaataaaagtacaGCAGACAGAG AAAAAACCAAAggcagaaaagaaagagaagaaggaactTGGTGTGATAGTCTATGATATCCCAACTCCTGCTGGACAGAAGAA AGAACCAGCATCTCAGAGCCCAATCCTAAAGGCATGTTCATGATGTGCATTCCTCCACCAAATGTCACTGGATCTCTTCATTTGGGCCATGCTCTGACTAATGCCATCCAAGACAGCCTGACTCGTTG GCATCGAATGCCTGGAGAGCTGACCTTGTGGAACCCAGGCTGTGACCATGCTGGAATTGCCACCCAGGTAGTTGTAGAAAAGAAGCTTTGGAGAGAGCACAAAAAAACCCGGCATGATCTGGGCCGAGAAGCATTTATAGATGAAGTGTGGAAGTGGAAGAATGA AAAAGGTGACCGAATCTATCACCAACTGAAGATTCTGGGTAGTTCATTGGATTGGGATAGAGCTTGTTTCACCATGGAGCCG AAACTATCACATGCTGTACAGGAAGCCTTTGTCCGTCTGCACGAAGCTGGAGTGATCTATCGAAGCAAAAGGCTTGTCAACTGGTCATGTACGCTGAACTCTGCCATATCAGACATAGAG GTAGACAAGAAGGAACTGACTGGTCGTACTGTATTGCCTGTTCCTGGATACAAGGAAGGTGTGGAGTTTGGAGTGCTGGTTTCCTTTGCTTATAAAGTACAAGATACAG ATGAAGAGGTTGTGGTAGCCACAACTCGAGTGGAAACCATGCTTGGTGACACAGCGGTGGCCGTTCATCCCCAAGATCAGCGCTATCAG CATCTGAAAGGAAAGAGCGTTGTTCATCCGTTTGCCAACAGACTACTTCCGATTGTCTTTGATGAGTTCGTAGATATGAGCTTTGGGACAG GAGCGGTGAAGATTACTCCTGCTCATGATCAGACTGATTACGAGGTGGGGCTGCGACACTCCTTGGATTTTATCAACATTATGGATGACAATGGTCTGCTGGTCAATGTGCCCAAAACATTCTTG GGTATGAAGCGCTTTGAGGCTAGAAAAGCGGTCTTAGAAGCTCTCAAAGAAAAGGGTCTGTTTAAGGAGATAAAGGACAATCCTATGGTggtccctgtatgcag CCGATCCAAAGATATTGTGGAGCCTCTAGTGAAGCCTCAGTGGTATGTGCGCTGCGATGAGATGGGGAAGAAGGCAGCAGACGCTGTGCGTGATGGACAACTCGCAATCAAACCTGAATTCCACAACAAGACCTGGTTCAGTTGGATGGACAACATTAG GGATTGGTGTATATCAAGGCAGCTGTGGTGGGGTCACCGAATTCCAGCCTACTTTGTCACTATCAATGACCCTTCAGTACCTGCAGGAGAG GACACAGATGGCAAGTACTGGATCAGTGGTCGCTCAGAGGAGGAAGCAAGACAAAAGGCAGCTAAACAGTTCAACGTGGCTCCTGAAAAAGTGTCACTTAAACagg atgAGGATGTGCTTGACACGTGGTTTTCTTCTGGTATCTTCCCCTTCTCCATCTTTGGTTGGCCCAATGAG AGTGAGGATCTGAACGTCTTCTACCCGGGAACACTCCTAGAGACCGGACATGATATCTTGTTCTTCTGGGTGGCTCGAATGGTGATGCTTGGCCTCACACTGACTGGGAAATTACCCTTTAAAGAG GTGTATCTGCACGCTATAGTACGTGATGCTCATGGGCGTAAAATGAGCAAGTCCCTTGGAAATGTCATTGATCCATTAGATGTGATCAAAGGAATAACTCTGGAG GGCCTGCACTCCCAGCTGCTGGAGAGTAACTTGGATCCTGCCGAGCTGGAGAGAGCCAAGGAAGGACAG AAATCTGATTATCCCACCGGGATCCCTGAATGTGGGACAGACGCCCTGAGATTTGCTTTGTGCGCCTACACTAGTCAAG GCCGTGACATTAATCTGGATGTGAACAGGATCCTGGGTTACCGTCACTTCTGTAACAAACTCTGGAATGCAACAAAGTTTGCCATGCGCGGCCTGGGAGATAAATTCATACCCCCAGACTCATCATTG ccCACCGGACAGGAAAGTTTGGTAGATCACTGGATTCTGAGTCGGCTCAGTCTGGCAGTTGATCTGTGTAACACTGGCTTCCAGAATTACGACTTCCCAGGAATTACAACGGCAGTGTACAACTTCTGGCTCTATGATCTCTGTGATGTCTACCTG GAGTGTTTAAAGCCTGTTTTTGCTGGCTCAGATGAAATCGCCATCGCCGTAGCAcggaatacattgtacacatgtcTGGACGTTGGGCTCCGTCTGCTCTCTCCCTTTATGCCTTTCCTTACAGAAGAGCTTTACCAGCGCCTTCCCCGAAGATCCTCCGAGCAGTTCCCCAGCATCACTGTTGCTCCTTATCCTGAAACCGCTGAG TTTCATTGGCACAATGAAGAAACTGAGAGGAAGATGGATCTTGCATTGCTTATAGTGAAATCCATCAGGTCTCTGCGGGCTGATTATAATCTCACCAAGACAAAAGCTGACT GTTTTGTTAGGTGTGAGGATGCCGACACCAGGTCTGTGGTTGCTGCTTATTCTTTGTACATCACTGTCCTGTCCTCTTCCCGCTCTCTGGTGATCATGATGCCTGAGGACCCTGCACCAGAAGGAAGTGCTGTAAACACGGCATCTGATAAAGCCACCGTCTACCTTATTCTCAAG GGTCTTATTGATGTGGAAAAAGAGCTGGCAAAGCTGCAGGTGAAGAAGACTGAATTGAGCCGACAACTAGAGAAACTGCGTGAACGGATATCCGGAGCAGATTACCGCAAAAAAGTTCCCCCAACAGTACAGCAACAAGATGCTGACAAG ATGAAACAGTTTGAGACTGAGTATCAGAAGGTGGAGGAAGCTCTGAGTAGTTTTCAGAAGATGGTGTAG